From the genome of Naumannella halotolerans, one region includes:
- a CDS encoding acyl-CoA thioesterase has protein sequence MPSTMQELSRLLDLEEIEIGLFRGAQPITQMQRAFGGQVLAQALMAASRTVDPARPVHSLHAYFLRPGRTTMPIIYDVEFTRDGGSFSSRRVLARQNGSVIFTLSASFHSAEVGYDHADAMPADVPAPEDCIRLSDLQEELTGRPAPIWQSEFGVLDFRLAGTSTPGGGLESAEHPARARMWVKLNDELVLPDGADSGLWHRAVLAYASDLSLLAACLVPHELNQFKVQMASLDHSMWFHRPFRADRWMLYDQVSPSASGGVGLATGRLFQDGVLFASVAQEGLIRPLDGAAGA, from the coding sequence ATGCCGTCGACCATGCAGGAGTTGTCCCGGCTGCTCGATCTGGAGGAGATCGAGATCGGTCTCTTCCGGGGGGCGCAGCCGATCACCCAGATGCAGCGGGCCTTCGGCGGCCAGGTCCTGGCCCAGGCGCTGATGGCCGCCTCCCGTACCGTCGACCCGGCGCGGCCGGTGCATTCCCTGCACGCCTACTTCCTGCGTCCGGGGCGGACGACCATGCCGATCATCTACGACGTCGAGTTCACCCGCGACGGTGGTTCGTTCTCCTCCCGGCGGGTGCTCGCCCGGCAGAACGGCTCGGTCATCTTCACCTTGTCGGCCTCCTTCCACAGCGCTGAGGTCGGCTACGACCATGCCGACGCGATGCCGGCCGATGTGCCGGCACCGGAGGACTGCATCCGTCTGTCGGATCTGCAGGAGGAGCTGACCGGTCGGCCGGCCCCGATCTGGCAGTCCGAGTTCGGCGTGCTGGACTTCCGATTGGCCGGTACGTCGACGCCGGGCGGCGGATTGGAGAGTGCCGAGCATCCGGCCCGCGCCCGGATGTGGGTGAAGCTGAACGACGAACTGGTCCTGCCCGACGGTGCCGACAGCGGCCTGTGGCATCGGGCGGTGCTGGCCTATGCCTCGGACCTCTCCCTGCTGGCGGCGTGCCTGGTGCCGCACGAACTGAACCAGTTCAAGGTGCAGATGGCGTCGTTGGACCACAGCATGTGGTTCCACCGCCCCTTCCGGGCCGATCGCTGGATGCTCTACGACCAGGTCTCGCCGTCCGCCTCCGGGGGTGTCGGCCTGGCGACCGGGCGGCTGTTCCAGGACGGGGTGTTGTTCGCCTCGGTCGCCCAGGAGGGCCTGATCAGACCGCTCGACGGCGCCGCCGGAGCCTGA
- a CDS encoding sigma-70 family RNA polymerase sigma factor: MAITTAQRQRANDGIDGKDAVGLYLDGIAKTPLLSAAEEVELARTIEAGLYASKILDGTVTAPMRREAVGRASRVKTEELEALVAEGERAMQQFTNANLRLVVSIARKYSRSQMPLLDLVQEGNTGLIRAVEKFDYSKGFKFSTYATWWVKQSISRGIAQQGRIVRLPVHVAEQVNQVNAIRRNLERKLGREPELDEIAAEMDVDPGRVVDLIRYGRDHVSLDAPVEEDGDTALGDLIAREPMPGPDEMVLNAEESARLESMLESLDDRSADVVRRRYGLLDGRQAKLADIGAVWGITAERVRQIERHAIAKLRQSELAA, from the coding sequence ATGGCCATCACCACAGCTCAGCGTCAGCGTGCTAACGACGGCATCGACGGCAAGGACGCAGTCGGTCTGTACCTGGACGGAATCGCCAAGACCCCGCTGCTCAGCGCAGCCGAGGAGGTCGAACTCGCCCGCACCATCGAGGCAGGTCTGTACGCCAGCAAGATCCTGGACGGAACGGTCACCGCGCCGATGCGCCGGGAGGCAGTCGGCCGGGCGAGCCGGGTCAAGACCGAGGAACTCGAAGCGCTGGTCGCCGAGGGCGAACGGGCCATGCAGCAGTTCACCAACGCGAACCTTCGACTGGTCGTTTCCATCGCCCGCAAGTACAGCCGTTCCCAGATGCCCCTGCTCGACCTGGTCCAGGAGGGCAATACCGGCCTGATCCGGGCGGTCGAGAAGTTCGACTACAGCAAGGGCTTCAAGTTCTCCACCTATGCCACCTGGTGGGTGAAGCAGTCGATCAGCCGGGGAATCGCCCAGCAGGGTCGGATCGTCCGGCTGCCGGTGCATGTCGCCGAGCAGGTCAACCAGGTCAACGCCATCCGGCGCAACCTGGAGCGCAAGCTCGGGCGCGAGCCCGAGCTGGACGAGATCGCCGCCGAGATGGATGTCGATCCCGGCCGGGTCGTCGACCTGATCCGCTATGGCCGCGACCACGTCTCCTTGGACGCCCCGGTCGAGGAGGACGGCGACACCGCCCTCGGTGATCTGATTGCCCGCGAGCCCATGCCGGGTCCGGACGAGATGGTGCTGAACGCCGAGGAGAGCGCCCGGCTGGAGTCGATGCTGGAGAGCCTCGACGATCGCTCGGCCGACGTCGTGCGTCGCCGGTACGGCCTGCTCGACGGCCGTCAGGCCAAGTTGGCCGACATCGGCGCCGTCTGGGGCATCACCGCCGAGCGCGTGCGGCAGATCGAGCGGCACGCGATCGCCAAGCTCCGCCAGAGCGAACTGGCTGCCTGA
- a CDS encoding sulfite exporter TauE/SafE family protein: MRNLIILGVVGFIAQLVDGSLGMAYGVTSSTMLLAVGVAPAAASAAIHFSEIGTTVVSGVSHWRLGNVDWRVVGTIAVPGGIAAFVGATFLSSLDGDLAKPFVAVLLLALGVYVLWRFLRLRGERPQFRGRPSKLLLVPMASVAGLLDAIGGGGWGPVGTPTLLASGTMEPRKVVGSIDTSEFVVAVGGSLGFLFALGAQGIDFRIAAALLVGGVLAAPLAAWLVKRLPARILAVAAGGLIIVTNSYTLLGTAEPATPVVVVVMGVLLLAWAGLITWAVRQERRASRDLAEVNV; this comes from the coding sequence ATGCGCAACCTGATCATCCTGGGCGTGGTCGGATTCATCGCCCAGCTGGTCGACGGCTCGCTGGGCATGGCCTACGGGGTGACGTCCTCCACCATGTTGCTGGCGGTCGGTGTCGCGCCCGCAGCCGCCTCGGCGGCCATCCACTTCTCCGAGATCGGGACGACGGTGGTCTCGGGGGTCTCCCATTGGCGGCTGGGGAATGTCGACTGGCGAGTGGTCGGCACGATTGCCGTACCCGGTGGTATCGCTGCCTTCGTCGGGGCCACCTTCCTCTCCTCCCTCGACGGCGATCTCGCCAAACCCTTCGTCGCGGTGCTGCTGCTCGCACTCGGGGTGTACGTCCTGTGGCGGTTCCTGCGGCTGCGCGGTGAACGGCCGCAGTTCCGGGGCCGTCCCTCGAAACTGCTGCTGGTGCCGATGGCCTCGGTCGCCGGTCTGCTGGACGCGATCGGTGGCGGGGGCTGGGGTCCGGTCGGTACGCCGACCCTGCTCGCCTCGGGAACCATGGAGCCGCGCAAGGTGGTGGGCTCGATCGACACCTCCGAGTTCGTCGTCGCCGTCGGCGGGTCGCTGGGATTCCTCTTCGCACTCGGCGCCCAGGGCATCGACTTCCGGATCGCCGCCGCCCTGCTGGTCGGCGGGGTGCTGGCTGCGCCGCTCGCAGCCTGGCTGGTGAAGCGCCTGCCCGCCCGGATCCTGGCCGTCGCGGCAGGCGGTCTGATCATCGTCACCAACAGCTACACCCTGCTCGGAACCGCTGAGCCGGCCACACCGGTGGTCGTGGTGGTGATGGGTGTCCTGCTGCTGGCGTGGGCGGGTCTGATCACCTGGGCGGTACGCCAGGAGCGACGCGCGAGCAGGGATCTCGCCGAGGTGAATGTCTGA
- a CDS encoding iron-siderophore ABC transporter substrate-binding protein — MSVRALAVATTLAGSLVLAACGGVAADQTDPGPAAEDQGGSGAAFPVTVQHAYGETVIPEQPERIATVGWSNQEAALALGEVPVIMEKATWGDDDGDGVLPWVEQKLTELGAETPAMYDGTDGVDFEAVADSAPDVILAAYSGLSQDDYDTLSQIAPVVAYPDVAWGTTWQETLTLNGTALGKQAEAQALVDDYENQIQEAVQGYENLDGQGAAFTWFDVDDLSQVGFYTTVDPRARFLSEQLGLAVPEAVAAAGEEVFNSNVSAEAVDTLSDLEVIVTYGTEADLATVREDPLLSRIPAVKNGAIVVLDDVADPTLAAAANPSPLGIPYLIENYLPLIEEAAAKAN; from the coding sequence ATGTCCGTGCGCGCACTCGCAGTCGCCACCACTCTCGCCGGCAGCCTCGTGCTGGCCGCCTGTGGCGGTGTCGCGGCCGATCAGACCGATCCCGGCCCCGCCGCCGAGGACCAAGGTGGCAGTGGAGCGGCCTTCCCGGTCACCGTGCAGCACGCCTACGGCGAGACCGTGATCCCCGAACAACCCGAGCGGATCGCCACCGTCGGCTGGAGCAACCAGGAGGCCGCGCTCGCCCTCGGCGAGGTGCCGGTGATCATGGAGAAGGCCACCTGGGGTGACGACGACGGCGACGGGGTGCTGCCCTGGGTCGAGCAGAAGCTCACCGAGCTGGGCGCCGAGACCCCGGCCATGTACGACGGCACCGACGGAGTCGACTTCGAGGCCGTCGCCGATTCCGCCCCCGATGTGATCCTGGCCGCCTACTCCGGCCTGAGTCAGGACGACTACGACACCTTGAGCCAGATCGCCCCGGTGGTCGCCTACCCCGATGTCGCCTGGGGCACCACCTGGCAGGAGACCCTGACCCTGAACGGCACCGCACTCGGCAAACAGGCCGAGGCCCAGGCACTGGTGGACGACTACGAGAACCAGATCCAGGAGGCCGTCCAGGGTTATGAGAACCTCGACGGACAGGGTGCCGCCTTCACCTGGTTCGACGTCGACGACCTCTCCCAGGTGGGCTTCTACACCACCGTCGACCCCCGGGCACGGTTCCTCAGTGAACAACTCGGACTGGCCGTACCGGAAGCTGTTGCAGCTGCCGGTGAGGAGGTGTTCAATTCCAACGTCAGTGCCGAGGCCGTGGACACCCTCTCCGATCTCGAGGTGATCGTCACCTACGGCACCGAGGCCGATCTGGCGACGGTACGGGAGGATCCGCTGCTCTCGCGGATCCCGGCGGTCAAGAACGGCGCCATCGTCGTCCTCGACGACGTGGCCGATCCCACCCTGGCAGCTGCGGCCAACCCGAGCCCGCTGGGCATCCCGTACCTGATCGAGAACTACCTGCCGCTGATCGAAGAAGCCGCCGCCAAGGCCAACTGA
- a CDS encoding FecCD family ABC transporter permease: MTTVPPPTREAIGSTPGSGAGNRRRPTSVRVLTVVVLLILIGIAGIASVTLGVLDVTFDDVLAGLGGSEQTTGQAAVVKRLPRTVLAMAVGAALAVSGAVMQGVTRNPLADPEILGVNAGAALAVVIGMTFLGAGSNLSHIALAMVGAMAAAVFVYTLGSLGQGGATPLKLALAGAATAVALSSLVSAILLPRAQAMEEFRRWQVGGVGGGSWDKLQLMAPFLIVGALICWFSARSLNSLALGDAMAAGLGENITRARLVAAVGAVVLCAVCTAIAGPIGFVGLVIPHLCRVLVGVDHRWLIPVSALAGAALLTVADVVGRLVGGTEEIQVGIITAVIGAPFFIWIVRRQKVREL; this comes from the coding sequence ATGACCACGGTCCCGCCGCCGACGCGTGAGGCGATCGGCTCCACGCCCGGGTCCGGCGCCGGCAACCGTCGGCGCCCGACTTCGGTGCGTGTACTCACCGTGGTGGTGCTGCTGATCCTGATCGGGATCGCCGGCATCGCCTCGGTCACTCTCGGTGTTCTCGACGTCACCTTCGACGATGTGCTGGCCGGGCTGGGCGGGTCGGAGCAGACGACCGGACAGGCGGCGGTGGTCAAGCGACTGCCGCGTACCGTGCTGGCCATGGCCGTCGGTGCCGCGCTCGCCGTCTCCGGTGCGGTGATGCAAGGGGTCACCCGGAACCCGCTGGCGGACCCGGAGATCCTCGGGGTCAATGCCGGTGCCGCGCTGGCGGTGGTGATCGGGATGACCTTCCTCGGGGCGGGTTCGAATCTGTCCCACATCGCGCTCGCCATGGTGGGCGCGATGGCGGCCGCCGTCTTCGTCTACACCCTCGGTTCCCTCGGGCAGGGAGGTGCCACACCACTCAAGCTGGCGCTGGCCGGTGCGGCCACCGCGGTCGCCCTGAGCTCGCTGGTCAGCGCGATCCTGCTGCCGCGGGCGCAGGCGATGGAGGAGTTCCGGCGCTGGCAGGTGGGCGGGGTCGGCGGCGGCAGTTGGGACAAACTGCAGCTGATGGCCCCCTTCCTGATCGTCGGTGCGCTCATCTGCTGGTTCTCCGCGCGGTCGCTGAACTCGCTGGCGCTGGGGGACGCGATGGCCGCCGGACTGGGGGAGAACATCACCCGCGCCCGGCTGGTGGCCGCCGTCGGCGCGGTCGTCCTGTGCGCGGTGTGCACCGCGATCGCCGGCCCGATCGGGTTCGTCGGACTGGTCATACCGCACCTGTGCCGGGTGCTGGTGGGTGTGGACCACCGCTGGTTGATCCCGGTCTCGGCGCTGGCCGGGGCAGCCCTGCTGACGGTCGCCGATGTGGTCGGCCGGCTCGTCGGCGGCACCGAGGAGATCCAGGTCGGCATCATCACCGCCGTGATCGGAGCACCGTTCTTCATCTGGATCGTCCGCCGACAGAAGGTACGCGAACTGTGA
- a CDS encoding FecCD family ABC transporter permease, translated as MSATVSEQTLQRVAAGRRRRARRRAIVTWSLLLAVALAFCLSLLLGRTFYSPAEVLGVILGHDVPGAGFTVGTLRLPRAVTATLVGLAFGLAGATFQTMLRNPLASPDIIGITSGASAAAVIGILVLSLAPGAIATLALVAALATALIIYVVAYSGGVANTRLILVGIGISAMLDSVVLYVLSRAAAWDLQVATRWLTGNLNGATYERTAPLAVASPVLVPLLLLLLRNLETIRMGDQTATALGVRVEWTRLGLIVVAVALMAFATAAAGPISFVAFLSGPIAARLLGPVGSPVLTSGLVGALLVLVADFAAQYAFGTKFPVGMVTGALGAPFLVYLLVRTNRAGGSL; from the coding sequence GTGAGCGCCACCGTCTCCGAACAGACCCTGCAGCGGGTCGCGGCCGGACGCCGCCGGCGGGCGCGGCGCCGGGCGATCGTGACCTGGAGCCTGCTGCTGGCCGTGGCCCTGGCCTTCTGTCTCAGTCTGCTGCTCGGGCGTACCTTCTACTCCCCGGCCGAGGTGCTCGGCGTGATCCTCGGCCACGACGTCCCGGGAGCAGGCTTCACCGTCGGTACGCTGCGGCTGCCGCGGGCGGTCACCGCTACCTTGGTCGGACTGGCCTTCGGTCTGGCCGGTGCCACCTTCCAGACCATGCTGCGCAATCCGTTGGCCAGCCCCGACATCATCGGCATCACCTCCGGCGCCAGCGCAGCAGCGGTGATCGGCATCCTGGTGCTCAGTCTGGCCCCGGGCGCCATCGCCACCTTGGCGCTGGTGGCGGCGCTGGCGACGGCCCTGATCATCTACGTCGTCGCCTACTCCGGGGGTGTGGCGAACACCCGGCTGATCCTGGTCGGCATCGGGATCTCGGCCATGCTCGACAGTGTCGTGCTCTACGTCCTCTCGCGGGCGGCCGCCTGGGACCTGCAGGTGGCCACCCGGTGGCTCACCGGGAACCTGAACGGTGCCACCTACGAGCGGACTGCACCGCTGGCAGTGGCCTCGCCGGTGCTGGTGCCGCTGCTGTTGTTGCTCCTGCGCAATCTGGAGACCATCCGGATGGGTGATCAGACCGCGACGGCACTCGGGGTACGGGTGGAGTGGACCAGGCTGGGCCTGATCGTGGTCGCAGTGGCGCTGATGGCCTTCGCCACCGCCGCGGCCGGCCCGATCTCCTTCGTCGCCTTCCTCTCCGGGCCGATCGCCGCCCGGTTGCTGGGACCGGTCGGTTCGCCGGTGCTCACCTCGGGGCTGGTCGGTGCCCTGCTGGTACTGGTGGCCGATTTCGCCGCCCAGTACGCCTTCGGCACCAAGTTCCCGGTGGGTATGGTCACCGGAGCTCTCGGCGCCCCCTTCCTCGTCTACCTACTCGTGCGGACCAATCGAGCCGGAGGATCCCTGTGA
- a CDS encoding ABC transporter ATP-binding protein has protein sequence MTEEHTLVAEDLGLAYGSRTVVDGLDLSIPPGEISVIVGANACGKSTVLKAMSRLLLPHHGAVLLDGKQIHRLPTKQVAQTLGLLPQSPIAPEGIAVSDLVGRGRHPHHGLVSRWTAEDDRAIARALEVTGTVDLADRAIDELSGGQRQRVWIAMVLAQQSELLLLDEPITYLDISHQVEVLDLLTDLNRDFGTTIVMVLHDLNLAARYADRLIALAGGRLVAEGSPEEVLTADTVAEVFGMRSQVVADPVSGKPLVLPIGRHHSSMPA, from the coding sequence GTGACCGAAGAACACACCCTGGTGGCCGAGGACCTCGGACTGGCCTATGGCTCCCGGACGGTGGTCGACGGTCTCGACCTGAGCATCCCGCCGGGCGAGATCAGCGTGATCGTCGGGGCCAATGCCTGCGGCAAGTCGACGGTGTTGAAGGCGATGTCCCGGCTGCTGCTGCCGCACCACGGTGCGGTGCTGCTCGACGGCAAGCAGATCCACCGCTTGCCCACCAAACAGGTGGCCCAGACCCTGGGGCTGTTGCCGCAGTCACCGATCGCACCGGAGGGGATCGCGGTCTCCGACCTCGTCGGACGGGGACGTCATCCGCACCACGGGCTGGTCTCGCGCTGGACCGCCGAGGACGACCGGGCGATCGCCCGGGCCCTGGAGGTGACCGGCACGGTGGACCTGGCCGACCGGGCGATCGACGAGTTGTCCGGTGGCCAGCGGCAGCGGGTGTGGATCGCCATGGTGCTCGCCCAGCAGAGCGAACTGCTGCTGCTCGATGAGCCGATCACCTATCTCGACATCAGCCATCAGGTGGAGGTGCTCGACCTGCTGACCGATCTGAATCGGGACTTCGGGACCACCATCGTGATGGTGCTGCACGACTTGAACCTGGCTGCCCGCTACGCCGATCGGCTGATTGCGCTGGCCGGCGGTCGGTTGGTCGCCGAGGGCTCGCCGGAGGAGGTGCTGACCGCCGACACGGTGGCGGAGGTGTTCGGGATGCGCAGCCAGGTGGTGGCCGATCCGGTCTCCGGCAAACCGTTGGTGCTGCCGATCGGGCGGCACCATTCCTCGATGCCCGCCTGA
- a CDS encoding RrF2 family transcriptional regulator: protein MRITAKSDYGVRAMIEIARREDDDPVNADEIGRAQDIPRGFLLAILADLRRAGILMSQRGASGGWRLARPADEISVAEIIRSIDGPLVSVHGLRPEAVAYNDVATPLQLVWIAARSSLREVLDNVTVADLAGGTLPARIRKRTEDEGAWQPR, encoded by the coding sequence GTGCGGATCACGGCCAAATCTGACTACGGGGTACGAGCGATGATCGAGATCGCCCGACGCGAGGACGACGATCCGGTCAACGCCGATGAGATCGGCCGTGCCCAGGACATCCCCCGGGGCTTCCTGCTGGCGATCCTCGCCGACCTCCGACGTGCCGGCATTCTGATGTCCCAACGCGGGGCTTCCGGTGGCTGGCGGCTGGCCCGCCCGGCCGACGAGATCAGTGTCGCCGAGATCATCCGTAGCATCGACGGACCGCTGGTCAGTGTGCACGGTCTGCGGCCCGAGGCCGTCGCCTACAACGATGTCGCGACACCCTTGCAACTGGTCTGGATCGCAGCCCGCAGCAGCCTGCGGGAGGTACTGGACAATGTCACCGTGGCCGACCTGGCCGGTGGCACCCTGCCCGCCCGGATCCGGAAACGGACCGAGGACGAAGGGGCCTGGCAGCCGCGCTGA